From Chaetodon trifascialis isolate fChaTrf1 chromosome 1, fChaTrf1.hap1, whole genome shotgun sequence, one genomic window encodes:
- the LOC139328564 gene encoding TP53-binding protein 1-like isoform X2: MEPGADSTTHCVQSEEGMSQFGFLELSQSQDLCGEAVNSREEEDDEDIVPQPNSERRPILAEQKFSLRTSESQDNKAVRSEVSSSSSLASPGQSGRQLSVQALLHSQGPQASAERDQQDCEILSSQEDLFDTDKTAAAVDSTVSEPEQQGDPSPTPARTLRLLHLSGQGTLVQESLSQSSVDYVAPTPENFTHTPLIVPSSPTGPENEHGADEPMDTSLPPEDRAGEKEEPMDTEAASKPHPSASTPISQNSPGFVLERTLSLPSQPDFSHDVFVPTQSQEAPQQSDQKTASPPPDAPSQHAESAPLALPLQLSEDTESCPPPQQQHAEEDSQATQIEELEEPPGVDTSDAVISRCDRRADSNGIPAESHIATSSKASTSAESPKHRSERAKNEQSESNLSQKCAAHQKTSLNVPHVNVKHRSDGKEASAADQVTCSQANFDSADLTVNSCVQETPSDTTPCSLSSQSMVRQPSAVDLRVGGTANSQSVQSLSQTCGNVSNSQPVKDVMEECEQGEAAEEEVLMEEGEESTVGGGASGLALALSQSQLLSPEPMEEDSEDRAEDSVIVITDSERDSQIPRKDVTLQSKTSSSQPIRGTVSTNGHESQAQVKTVHTASDRLSQTERAGPGAEGHKDKSLSDSSGEISFHFTLPKEGELIGPVVGATPPLINQLKQTLRHSTPIEITSFSEKSDVVGDVSADVAMAASDIVSGDSGEDAAEKAGGKLSLRMKLVTPVEEGSSERFSLQKPALSEEDGGGVKVTAVAKAVNSPSVFSRVRQVHRQQDAEEDTAPVRGELFASPQRSSQASSLGCNSLLNSQPDTPQQEVLAAAQETPKDAPGPAEQAEDRRGPPGAPEPSSPVRTDAAQRVSQQTFDSIITSSPSNKLRQRTVSQQTSFDAPGLRSPAGRGERESPSYRRATGPYHRRHVRTIQEVRTTITRIITDVYYEGGKEVERKVSEESEEPVVECQVLDSDISPCRTGSSSVTSGDLADISSLSSKASSLQHSSGGTSSSLGRPDFVMPPSRGARSISPRRGGGQQQRGHRGHRAGSVVTMDRGYGTLGPRAFVPLNPRGRTRRGRPPSRSSLSRGGGVGSHQRFGAHGQPQSSSEDEPYTRMLPPRLPISPTDAEPSRSDSLRSSPEEASSAGSSFVGLRVVAKWSSNGYFYSGRIIKDAGEGRFRLRFDDGYECEVAGKDILLCDPIPLETEVTALLEDEYFSIGVVRGHKTEGQDLFYSVEKDGQRQWYNRTAVILSLEQGNKLREQHSLGPYEPSTPLAKASDISLDNLVEGKRRRRGTPGGENTPNRSSSSSPRTPGPSGKRKLMASEDDRTPAKRGRRGARAAQRVGVCNTSGSGTDLPPRPRDVAETHGPLPQNASLFMGFAFMLTASSESDRLTNKLTSDEEEDYVETGPYNKAYTESQLQAGGGFVLPDFNEEQCKAAYQSLLIADQHCRTRKYLLCLASGVPCVSHIWVRDCCKDNKLLNYRNYLLPAGVGPDDAIVEWHPRSSPFKALRVLLVFEKPVELWAQLITMGGGSSVRQFQMDKDSSDVPAGKYDVVVTDRACPPLVKTHMTSQEVPLVSPEWLIQSVVLGECLGFHSKPQYRHDYSS; the protein is encoded by the exons ATGGAGCCTGGAGCTGACTCTACGACACACTGCGTTCAGTCTGAGG AGGGAATGTCTCAGTTTGGCTTCCTCGAGCTTTCTCAGAGTCAGGATCTGTGCGGTGAAGCGGTGAACAGTCGGGAGGAAGAAGACGACGAAGACATCGTACCCCAGCCAAACAGCGAGCGACGCCCCATATTAG cagagcagaagttCAGCCTCAGGACTTCAGAGAGTCAGGACAACAAAGCAGTGAG atctGAGGTGAGCTCCAGCAGCTCGCTGGCGTCTCCGGGTCAGTCGGGCAGGCAGCTCAGTGTCCAGGCTCTGCTGCACTCGCAGGGCCCGCAGGCCTCTGCTGAGCGGGACCAGCAGGACTGTGAGATCCTGTCCTCGCAGGAGGATCTGTTTGACACCGACAAGACAG CTGCCGCAGTAGACAGCACGGTGTCTGAGCCGGAGCAGCAGGGTGACCCCTCCCCGACACCGGCCCGCACCCTGCGACTGCTGCACCTGTCTGGACAGGGAACGCTGGTGCAGGAGAGTCTGTCCCA GAGCTCTGTTGACTACGTTGCCCCCACCCCAGAGAACTTCACCCACACCCCTTTAATTGTCCCCAGCTCACCCACCGGACCAGAGAACGAGCACG GTGCTGATGAGCCGATGGATACTTCACTGCCCCCAGAGGACCGAGCGGGGGAAAAGGAAGAGCCAATGGACACGGAGGCCGCCTCGAAGCCACACCCATCCGCCTCTACTCCCATATCCCAGAATTCTCCTGGTTTCGTGTTAGAGCGAACTCTCTCTTTGCCGTCCCAGCCAGACTTCTCTCAT GACGTGTTTGTCCCCACGCAGAGCCAGGAGGCTCCTCAGCAGTCGGACCAGAAGACGGCGTCGCCGCCTCCCGATGCACCGTCTCAGCATGCGGAGTCGGCTCCTCTCGCTTTGCCTTTGCAGCTCTCTGAGGACACCGAGAGCTGCCCCCCTCCTCAGCAGCAACATGCTGAGGAGGACAGCCAGGCCACGCAGatagaggagctggaggagccgcCCGGCGTCGACACCAGCGACGCCGTGATTTCACGCTGCGATCGGAGGGCCGACAGCAACGGCATCCCGGCGGAGTCGCACATTGCCACCAGCTCTAaagcctccacctctgctgagTCACCGAAGCATCGCAGCGAACGTGCCAAGAACGAGCAGTCCGAGTCCAATCTGTCTCAAAAGTGTGCCGCGCACCAAAAGACGTCTTTGAATGTACCACATGTGAATGTAAAACACAGAAGTGACGGCAAAGAGGCGAGCGCTGCCGACCAGGTGACCTGCTCTCAGGCCAACTTTGACTCAGCTGACCTGACGGTTAACAGCTGCGTGCAGGAGACGCCTTCGGACACCACGCCCTGCAGTTTGTCCTCGCAGTCTATGGTTCGTCAGCCGTCCGCTGTGGACCTGAGAGTAGGAGGGACTGCGAACAGTCAGTCTGTCCAATCGCTGTCACAGACGTGTGGAAACGTCAGTAACAGTCAGCCAGTCAAAGACGTGATGGAGGAGTGTGAGCAgggtgaagcagcagaggaggaggtgctgatggaggagggggaggagagcaCGGTGGGAGGCGGGGCTTCAGGATTGGCTCTGGCTCTGTCTCAGAGCCAGCTGCTGTCTCCTGAGCccatggaggaggacagcgaagacagagcagaggacagcgTCATCGTCATCACGGACAGCGAGAGAGACTCCCAGATTCCTCGCAAAGATGTGACGCTGCAGTCAAAGACCAGCAGctcccagccaatcagagggacCGTCTCCACCAACGGCCACGAGTCCCAGGCTCAGGTGAAGACGGTGCACACGGCTTCTGATAGGCTCTCCCAGACTGAGAGGGCGGGGCCTGGAGCAGAGGGGCACAAGGACAAGAGCCTGAGTGACAGCTCAGGGG AGATTTCTTTCCACTTCACGCTTCCGAAAGAAGGGGAGCTGATTGGTCCTGTTGTGGGTGCCACGCCCCCTCTAATCAACCAGCTGAAGCAGACTTTGAGACACAGCACTCCCATTG aGATCACTTCCTTTTCTGAGAAGTCGGACGTGGTGGGCGATGTCTCTGCGGACGTGGCCATGGCAGCCAGCGACATCGTGTCGGGCGACAGCGGTGAGGACGCGGCGGAGAAGGCGGGCGGGAAGCTGAGTCTGAGGATGAAGCTGGTGACGCCTGTGGAAGAGGGCAGCTCGGAGCGCTTCAGCCTGCAGA AGCCAGCGCTATCAGAAGAGGACGGAGGCGGGGTCAAGGTTACCGCCGTTGCCAAGGCTGTCAACAG CCCGTCGGTGTTCAGTCGGGTCAGGCAGgtgcacagacagcaggatgcagaggaggacaCCGCACCTGTCAG AGGGGAGCTGTTCGCCTCCCCGCAGAGGAGCTCCCAGGCGTCCTCGCTGGGATGCAACAGCCTCCTCAACAGCCAGCCAGACACGCCACAACAGGAAGTGCTGGCAGCAGCGCAGGAGACCCCGAAGGACGCACCCGGCCCCGCCGAGCAGGCTGAGGACAGGCGAGGGCCGCCCGGAGCCCCGGAGCCGTCCAGCCCGGTCAGGACAGACGCCGCACAGAGGGTCTCCCAGCAGACCTTTGACAGCATCATCACCTCCAGCCCGTCCAACAAG CTCCGTCAGCGGACAGTCTCCCAGCAGACCAGCTTCGATGCGCCGGGGCTGCGCTCGCCAGCCGGCAGG GGGGAGCGAGAGTCTCCGTCCTACAGGAGAGCCACGGGCCCCTACCACCGCAGACACGTGCGCACCATCCAGGAAGTGAGGACCACCATCACGCGGATCATCACGGACGTGTACTACGAGGGcggcaaagaggtggagcgcAAAGTCTCCGAG GAGAGCGAGGAGCCCGTGGTGGAGTGCCAGGTGTTGGACAGCGACATCTCTCCGTGCCGCACTGGCAGCAGCTCCGTGACCTCTGGCGACCTGGCTGACATCAGCTCTCTGTCGTCCAAAGCCTCCAGCCTGCAGCACAGCTCCGGAggaaccagcagcagcctcgGCAGGCCGGACTTCGTCATGCCGCCCAGCAGAGGCGCCAGATCCATCAG tccCAGGAGGGGAGGCGGGCAGCAACAGAGGGGTCACAGGGGTCACAGGGCGGGGTCAGTGGTCACAATGGACAGAGGCTACGGCACCCTGGGGCCCCGAGCCTTCGTCCCGCTGAATCCCAGAGGAAGGACTAGAAGGGGCCGGCCCCCGTCCCGCTCCTCCCTGTCCAG GGGAGGCGGCGTCGGCTCACATCAGAGGTTCGGCGCTCACGGCCAGCCGCAGTCCTCCTCAGAGGACGAGCCCTACACCCGCATGCTCCCCCCGCGCCTCCCCATCAGCCCCACAGATGCGGAGCCCAGCCGCTCCGACTCCCTCAGGTCGTCGCCGGAGGAGGCGAGCTCGGCCGGGAGCAGCTTCGTCGGCCTGCGCGTGGTGGCCAAGTGGTCGTCCAACGGCTACTTCTACTCGGGCCGCATCATCAAAGACGCCGGCGAGGGGAGATTCCGCCTGCGCTTCGATGATGGCTACGAGTGCGAGGTGGCGGGGAAGGACATCCTGCTGTGTGATCCCATCCCGCTGGAGACGGAGGTCACCGCTCTGCTGGAGGACGAGTACTTCAGCAtag gtgttGTCCGGGGCCATAAGACCGAGGGACAGGACCTGTTCTACAGTGTGGAGAAGGATGGCCAGAGGCAGTGGTACAACAGGACCGCCGTCATCCTGTCTCTGGAGCAGGGAAACAAGCTGAGGGAGCAGCACAGCCTCGGCCCCTACGAGCCCTCCACCCCGCTGGCCAAGGCCTCGGACATCAGCCTGG ATAACCTggtggaggggaagaggaggcgCAGAGGAACCCCCGGGGGCGAGAACACTCCCAAccgcagctcctccagcagccccCGGACCCCCGGCCCCTCTGGCAAGAGGAAGCTGATGGCCTCCGAGGACGACAGGACGCCGGCCAAGAGAGGCCGGAGGGGCGCCAGAGCCG CTCAGCGCGTCGGCGTCTGCAACACCTCCGGCAGCGGCACCGACCTCCCCCCTCGGCCTCGCGACGTGGCCGAAACACACGGCCCGCTGCCCCAGAACGCGTCCCTCTTCATGGGCTTCGCCTTCATGCTGACCGCCTCGTCCGAGAGCGACCGGCTGACCAACAAGCTCACCAGCGACGAAGAGGAGG ACTACGTGGAGACGGGGCCGTATAACAAAGCCTACACAGAGTCGCAGCTGCAGGCGGGTGGAGGCTTCGTCCTGCCCGACTTCAACGAGGAACAG TGTAAAGCTGCTTACCAGAGCCTGCTGATTGCAGACCAGCACTGTCGTACACGAAAGTACCTGCTGTGTTTAGCCAGCGGCGTGCCGTGTGTGTCGCACATCTGGGTGCGAGACTGCTGCAAAGACAACAAGCTGCTGAACTACAGGAACtacctgctgcctgctggcGTGGGCCCAGATGACGCCATCGTCGAATG GCATCCTCGCAGCAGCCCGTTCAAGGCTCTGCGGGTCCTGCTGGTGTTCGAGAAGCCGGTGGAGCTCTGGGCGCAGCTGATCACCATGGGCGGAGGCTCCTCTGTGCGACAGTTCCAGATGGACAAAGACAGTTCAG ACGTTCCTGCCGGCAAGTATGATGTTGTGGTGACAGACCGTGCCTGTCCGCCATTGGTAAAGACGCATATGACATCACAGGAAGTCCCGCTGGTGTCTCCCGAGTGGCTCATCCAGAGCGTCGTCCTCGGGGAGTGCCTGGGTTTCCACAGCAAGCCTCAGTATCGCCATGACTACTCCTCATAA
- the LOC139328564 gene encoding TP53-binding protein 1-like isoform X3 produces MEPGADSTTHCVQSEEGMSQFGFLELSQSQDLCGEAVNSREEEDDEDIVPQPNSERRPILEQKFSLRTSESQDNKAVRSEVSSSSSLASPGQSGRQLSVQALLHSQGPQASAERDQQDCEILSSQEDLFDTDKTAAAVDSTVSEPEQQGDPSPTPARTLRLLHLSGQGTLVQESLSQSSVDYVAPTPENFTHTPLIVPSSPTGPENEHGADEPMDTSLPPEDRAGEKEEPMDTEAASKPHPSASTPISQNSPGFVLERTLSLPSQPDFSHDVFVPTQSQEAPQQSDQKTASPPPDAPSQHAESAPLALPLQLSEDTESCPPPQQQHAEEDSQATQIEELEEPPGVDTSDAVISRCDRRADSNGIPAESHIATSSKASTSAESPKHRSERAKNEQSESNLSQKCAAHQKTSLNVPHVNVKHRSDGKEASAADQVTCSQANFDSADLTVNSCVQETPSDTTPCSLSSQSMVRQPSAVDLRVGGTANSQSVQSLSQTCGNVSNSQPVKDVMEECEQGEAAEEEVLMEEGEESTVGGGASGLALALSQSQLLSPEPMEEDSEDRAEDSVIVITDSERDSQIPRKDVTLQSKTSSSQPIRGTVSTNGHESQAQVKTVHTASDRLSQTERAGPGAEGHKDKSLSDSSGEISFHFTLPKEGELIGPVVGATPPLINQLKQTLRHSTPIEITSFSEKSDVVGDVSADVAMAASDIVSGDSGEDAAEKAGGKLSLRMKLVTPVEEGSSERFSLQKPALSEEDGGGVKVTAVAKAVNSSPSVFSRVRQVHRQQDAEEDTAPVRGELFASPQRSSQASSLGCNSLLNSQPDTPQQEVLAAAQETPKDAPGPAEQAEDRRGPPGAPEPSSPVRTDAAQRVSQQTFDSIITSSPSNKLRQRTVSQQTSFDAPGLRSPAGRGERESPSYRRATGPYHRRHVRTIQEVRTTITRIITDVYYEGGKEVERKVSEESEEPVVECQVLDSDISPCRTGSSSVTSGDLADISSLSSKASSLQHSSGGTSSSLGRPDFVMPPSRGARSISPRRGGGQQQRGHRGHRAGSVVTMDRGYGTLGPRAFVPLNPRGRTRRGRPPSRSSLSRGGGVGSHQRFGAHGQPQSSSEDEPYTRMLPPRLPISPTDAEPSRSDSLRSSPEEASSAGSSFVGLRVVAKWSSNGYFYSGRIIKDAGEGRFRLRFDDGYECEVAGKDILLCDPIPLETEVTALLEDEYFSIGVVRGHKTEGQDLFYSVEKDGQRQWYNRTAVILSLEQGNKLREQHSLGPYEPSTPLAKASDISLDNLVEGKRRRRGTPGGENTPNRSSSSSPRTPGPSGKRKLMASEDDRTPAKRGRRGARAAQRVGVCNTSGSGTDLPPRPRDVAETHGPLPQNASLFMGFAFMLTASSESDRLTNKLTSDEEEDYVETGPYNKAYTESQLQAGGGFVLPDFNEEQCKAAYQSLLIADQHCRTRKYLLCLASGVPCVSHIWVRDCCKDNKLLNYRNYLLPAGVGPDDAIVEWHPRSSPFKALRVLLVFEKPVELWAQLITMGGGSSVRQFQMDKDSSDVPAGKYDVVVTDRACPPLVKTHMTSQEVPLVSPEWLIQSVVLGECLGFHSKPQYRHDYSS; encoded by the exons ATGGAGCCTGGAGCTGACTCTACGACACACTGCGTTCAGTCTGAGG AGGGAATGTCTCAGTTTGGCTTCCTCGAGCTTTCTCAGAGTCAGGATCTGTGCGGTGAAGCGGTGAACAGTCGGGAGGAAGAAGACGACGAAGACATCGTACCCCAGCCAAACAGCGAGCGACGCCCCATATTAG agcagaagttCAGCCTCAGGACTTCAGAGAGTCAGGACAACAAAGCAGTGAG atctGAGGTGAGCTCCAGCAGCTCGCTGGCGTCTCCGGGTCAGTCGGGCAGGCAGCTCAGTGTCCAGGCTCTGCTGCACTCGCAGGGCCCGCAGGCCTCTGCTGAGCGGGACCAGCAGGACTGTGAGATCCTGTCCTCGCAGGAGGATCTGTTTGACACCGACAAGACAG CTGCCGCAGTAGACAGCACGGTGTCTGAGCCGGAGCAGCAGGGTGACCCCTCCCCGACACCGGCCCGCACCCTGCGACTGCTGCACCTGTCTGGACAGGGAACGCTGGTGCAGGAGAGTCTGTCCCA GAGCTCTGTTGACTACGTTGCCCCCACCCCAGAGAACTTCACCCACACCCCTTTAATTGTCCCCAGCTCACCCACCGGACCAGAGAACGAGCACG GTGCTGATGAGCCGATGGATACTTCACTGCCCCCAGAGGACCGAGCGGGGGAAAAGGAAGAGCCAATGGACACGGAGGCCGCCTCGAAGCCACACCCATCCGCCTCTACTCCCATATCCCAGAATTCTCCTGGTTTCGTGTTAGAGCGAACTCTCTCTTTGCCGTCCCAGCCAGACTTCTCTCAT GACGTGTTTGTCCCCACGCAGAGCCAGGAGGCTCCTCAGCAGTCGGACCAGAAGACGGCGTCGCCGCCTCCCGATGCACCGTCTCAGCATGCGGAGTCGGCTCCTCTCGCTTTGCCTTTGCAGCTCTCTGAGGACACCGAGAGCTGCCCCCCTCCTCAGCAGCAACATGCTGAGGAGGACAGCCAGGCCACGCAGatagaggagctggaggagccgcCCGGCGTCGACACCAGCGACGCCGTGATTTCACGCTGCGATCGGAGGGCCGACAGCAACGGCATCCCGGCGGAGTCGCACATTGCCACCAGCTCTAaagcctccacctctgctgagTCACCGAAGCATCGCAGCGAACGTGCCAAGAACGAGCAGTCCGAGTCCAATCTGTCTCAAAAGTGTGCCGCGCACCAAAAGACGTCTTTGAATGTACCACATGTGAATGTAAAACACAGAAGTGACGGCAAAGAGGCGAGCGCTGCCGACCAGGTGACCTGCTCTCAGGCCAACTTTGACTCAGCTGACCTGACGGTTAACAGCTGCGTGCAGGAGACGCCTTCGGACACCACGCCCTGCAGTTTGTCCTCGCAGTCTATGGTTCGTCAGCCGTCCGCTGTGGACCTGAGAGTAGGAGGGACTGCGAACAGTCAGTCTGTCCAATCGCTGTCACAGACGTGTGGAAACGTCAGTAACAGTCAGCCAGTCAAAGACGTGATGGAGGAGTGTGAGCAgggtgaagcagcagaggaggaggtgctgatggaggagggggaggagagcaCGGTGGGAGGCGGGGCTTCAGGATTGGCTCTGGCTCTGTCTCAGAGCCAGCTGCTGTCTCCTGAGCccatggaggaggacagcgaagacagagcagaggacagcgTCATCGTCATCACGGACAGCGAGAGAGACTCCCAGATTCCTCGCAAAGATGTGACGCTGCAGTCAAAGACCAGCAGctcccagccaatcagagggacCGTCTCCACCAACGGCCACGAGTCCCAGGCTCAGGTGAAGACGGTGCACACGGCTTCTGATAGGCTCTCCCAGACTGAGAGGGCGGGGCCTGGAGCAGAGGGGCACAAGGACAAGAGCCTGAGTGACAGCTCAGGGG AGATTTCTTTCCACTTCACGCTTCCGAAAGAAGGGGAGCTGATTGGTCCTGTTGTGGGTGCCACGCCCCCTCTAATCAACCAGCTGAAGCAGACTTTGAGACACAGCACTCCCATTG aGATCACTTCCTTTTCTGAGAAGTCGGACGTGGTGGGCGATGTCTCTGCGGACGTGGCCATGGCAGCCAGCGACATCGTGTCGGGCGACAGCGGTGAGGACGCGGCGGAGAAGGCGGGCGGGAAGCTGAGTCTGAGGATGAAGCTGGTGACGCCTGTGGAAGAGGGCAGCTCGGAGCGCTTCAGCCTGCAGA AGCCAGCGCTATCAGAAGAGGACGGAGGCGGGGTCAAGGTTACCGCCGTTGCCAAGGCTGTCAACAG CAGCCCGTCGGTGTTCAGTCGGGTCAGGCAGgtgcacagacagcaggatgcagaggaggacaCCGCACCTGTCAG AGGGGAGCTGTTCGCCTCCCCGCAGAGGAGCTCCCAGGCGTCCTCGCTGGGATGCAACAGCCTCCTCAACAGCCAGCCAGACACGCCACAACAGGAAGTGCTGGCAGCAGCGCAGGAGACCCCGAAGGACGCACCCGGCCCCGCCGAGCAGGCTGAGGACAGGCGAGGGCCGCCCGGAGCCCCGGAGCCGTCCAGCCCGGTCAGGACAGACGCCGCACAGAGGGTCTCCCAGCAGACCTTTGACAGCATCATCACCTCCAGCCCGTCCAACAAG CTCCGTCAGCGGACAGTCTCCCAGCAGACCAGCTTCGATGCGCCGGGGCTGCGCTCGCCAGCCGGCAGG GGGGAGCGAGAGTCTCCGTCCTACAGGAGAGCCACGGGCCCCTACCACCGCAGACACGTGCGCACCATCCAGGAAGTGAGGACCACCATCACGCGGATCATCACGGACGTGTACTACGAGGGcggcaaagaggtggagcgcAAAGTCTCCGAG GAGAGCGAGGAGCCCGTGGTGGAGTGCCAGGTGTTGGACAGCGACATCTCTCCGTGCCGCACTGGCAGCAGCTCCGTGACCTCTGGCGACCTGGCTGACATCAGCTCTCTGTCGTCCAAAGCCTCCAGCCTGCAGCACAGCTCCGGAggaaccagcagcagcctcgGCAGGCCGGACTTCGTCATGCCGCCCAGCAGAGGCGCCAGATCCATCAG tccCAGGAGGGGAGGCGGGCAGCAACAGAGGGGTCACAGGGGTCACAGGGCGGGGTCAGTGGTCACAATGGACAGAGGCTACGGCACCCTGGGGCCCCGAGCCTTCGTCCCGCTGAATCCCAGAGGAAGGACTAGAAGGGGCCGGCCCCCGTCCCGCTCCTCCCTGTCCAG GGGAGGCGGCGTCGGCTCACATCAGAGGTTCGGCGCTCACGGCCAGCCGCAGTCCTCCTCAGAGGACGAGCCCTACACCCGCATGCTCCCCCCGCGCCTCCCCATCAGCCCCACAGATGCGGAGCCCAGCCGCTCCGACTCCCTCAGGTCGTCGCCGGAGGAGGCGAGCTCGGCCGGGAGCAGCTTCGTCGGCCTGCGCGTGGTGGCCAAGTGGTCGTCCAACGGCTACTTCTACTCGGGCCGCATCATCAAAGACGCCGGCGAGGGGAGATTCCGCCTGCGCTTCGATGATGGCTACGAGTGCGAGGTGGCGGGGAAGGACATCCTGCTGTGTGATCCCATCCCGCTGGAGACGGAGGTCACCGCTCTGCTGGAGGACGAGTACTTCAGCAtag gtgttGTCCGGGGCCATAAGACCGAGGGACAGGACCTGTTCTACAGTGTGGAGAAGGATGGCCAGAGGCAGTGGTACAACAGGACCGCCGTCATCCTGTCTCTGGAGCAGGGAAACAAGCTGAGGGAGCAGCACAGCCTCGGCCCCTACGAGCCCTCCACCCCGCTGGCCAAGGCCTCGGACATCAGCCTGG ATAACCTggtggaggggaagaggaggcgCAGAGGAACCCCCGGGGGCGAGAACACTCCCAAccgcagctcctccagcagccccCGGACCCCCGGCCCCTCTGGCAAGAGGAAGCTGATGGCCTCCGAGGACGACAGGACGCCGGCCAAGAGAGGCCGGAGGGGCGCCAGAGCCG CTCAGCGCGTCGGCGTCTGCAACACCTCCGGCAGCGGCACCGACCTCCCCCCTCGGCCTCGCGACGTGGCCGAAACACACGGCCCGCTGCCCCAGAACGCGTCCCTCTTCATGGGCTTCGCCTTCATGCTGACCGCCTCGTCCGAGAGCGACCGGCTGACCAACAAGCTCACCAGCGACGAAGAGGAGG ACTACGTGGAGACGGGGCCGTATAACAAAGCCTACACAGAGTCGCAGCTGCAGGCGGGTGGAGGCTTCGTCCTGCCCGACTTCAACGAGGAACAG TGTAAAGCTGCTTACCAGAGCCTGCTGATTGCAGACCAGCACTGTCGTACACGAAAGTACCTGCTGTGTTTAGCCAGCGGCGTGCCGTGTGTGTCGCACATCTGGGTGCGAGACTGCTGCAAAGACAACAAGCTGCTGAACTACAGGAACtacctgctgcctgctggcGTGGGCCCAGATGACGCCATCGTCGAATG GCATCCTCGCAGCAGCCCGTTCAAGGCTCTGCGGGTCCTGCTGGTGTTCGAGAAGCCGGTGGAGCTCTGGGCGCAGCTGATCACCATGGGCGGAGGCTCCTCTGTGCGACAGTTCCAGATGGACAAAGACAGTTCAG ACGTTCCTGCCGGCAAGTATGATGTTGTGGTGACAGACCGTGCCTGTCCGCCATTGGTAAAGACGCATATGACATCACAGGAAGTCCCGCTGGTGTCTCCCGAGTGGCTCATCCAGAGCGTCGTCCTCGGGGAGTGCCTGGGTTTCCACAGCAAGCCTCAGTATCGCCATGACTACTCCTCATAA